One Bdellovibrionales bacterium CG10_big_fil_rev_8_21_14_0_10_45_34 genomic region harbors:
- a CDS encoding YajQ family cyclic di-GMP-binding protein, giving the protein MPSFDIVSEIDLQEADNAVQQARKEIGGRYDFRGSKSEIHWDKKIITILADDDYKLGAMKDILQSKFHKRGIDIRVLKFSEPEPASGMMKRQKVDLIIGIESETAKKITKSIRDSKLKVQSQIMDDKVRVTSKSIDELQTCIQFVKDQDFTVALQYTNMRS; this is encoded by the coding sequence ATGCCAAGTTTTGATATAGTTTCAGAGATCGATCTACAAGAAGCAGACAACGCCGTTCAGCAGGCGCGAAAAGAGATCGGGGGACGCTACGACTTTCGCGGAAGCAAATCTGAAATACATTGGGACAAAAAAATCATCACAATTTTGGCGGACGACGATTACAAACTCGGGGCTATGAAAGATATTCTGCAGAGCAAATTTCATAAACGCGGGATCGATATCCGCGTCCTGAAGTTTTCGGAGCCTGAGCCCGCATCAGGCATGATGAAACGTCAAAAAGTCGATTTGATTATTGGCATCGAGAGCGAGACTGCAAAAAAAATTACTAAATCTATCAGGGATTCTAAACTAAAAGTGCAGTCACAAATTATGGACGACAAGGTGCGGGTAACATCAAAAAGCATTGATGAATTGCAAACGTGTATCCAGTTTGTAAAGGATCAAGATTTCACTGTGGCTCTACAGTACACGAATATGCGGAGCTAA
- a CDS encoding 23S rRNA (pseudouridine(1915)-N(3))-methyltransferase RlmH has product MIRILYITSGANKSADGLAQEFTKRAGAWHKLELVELKVKLSNGLSAEERKQKETHAIIEKLSPRAFKVVLDEKGKSVDTNRFAQLIEVAFKDFGSVDFCIGGAYGWDQNQLKAFHQTLRLSDLTMNHWLAKLVLCEQIYRALSILNNHPYHNV; this is encoded by the coding sequence ATGATACGCATTTTGTACATAACATCAGGAGCAAACAAGTCGGCAGATGGGCTCGCACAAGAATTCACTAAGCGGGCTGGGGCGTGGCATAAGTTAGAGCTCGTTGAGTTAAAGGTCAAATTGTCCAATGGTCTGAGTGCTGAAGAGAGAAAACAAAAAGAGACCCATGCGATCATCGAGAAGCTGAGCCCCCGCGCTTTCAAAGTTGTTCTCGATGAAAAAGGTAAATCTGTTGATACTAATCGGTTCGCTCAGCTTATTGAGGTCGCTTTCAAAGACTTCGGCAGTGTAGATTTTTGTATTGGAGGAGCCTATGGCTGGGACCAAAATCAACTGAAGGCATTTCATCAAACGCTTCGACTCTCAGATTTAACGATGAATCATTGGCTGGCTAAGCTAGTATTATGTGAGCAAATTTACCGGGCCCTTTCTATTTTGAACAATCACCCTTATCACAATGTCTAA
- a CDS encoding GTPase ObgE produces MKFVDEIDIEVCSGSGGPGAISFHREKFVPRGGPDGGAGGKGGDLIFAVSDHLNTLFPFRSNKKYAAKNGDPGAGQNRTGHDGEDLVLNVPKGTIIRDEFGEIIADLNESEARFVYLKGGRGGQGNLFYKTSVNQAPNRAQPGESGECKRVHLELKLLADVGILGFPNAGKSTLISRVSSARPKIADYPFTTLTPNLGVVHFGGEQTLVVADIPGLVPGAHKGVGLGLKFLKHIERTAFFIHLIDVSMMSARDPMEDYDSIQMELKGYDQQFADSELGPPLMDRFQLVVLNKADLLNSDELFEVTRRFESRGLRVIAISAATGYGLKELLDAMRRQQFAGN; encoded by the coding sequence ATGAAGTTCGTCGATGAAATCGATATTGAAGTGTGTTCTGGCTCGGGTGGGCCTGGGGCGATCAGCTTTCATCGTGAAAAGTTTGTGCCTCGCGGGGGACCAGACGGTGGTGCTGGCGGCAAAGGTGGGGATCTCATTTTTGCGGTGTCTGATCACCTCAATACGTTGTTTCCGTTTAGATCAAACAAAAAGTACGCGGCGAAAAACGGTGATCCAGGAGCTGGCCAAAATCGCACGGGGCATGACGGAGAAGATCTTGTGCTAAATGTTCCGAAAGGAACAATCATTCGAGATGAATTTGGCGAAATAATCGCCGACCTCAATGAATCTGAAGCAAGATTCGTCTACTTAAAGGGCGGAAGAGGTGGGCAAGGAAATCTCTTCTATAAAACAAGTGTTAATCAAGCTCCGAATCGCGCACAACCAGGCGAGAGCGGTGAATGTAAGCGCGTTCATCTAGAGCTCAAACTACTAGCGGACGTCGGGATATTGGGCTTCCCCAACGCAGGTAAAAGCACTTTGATTTCACGAGTGTCCTCGGCTAGGCCAAAGATCGCAGATTATCCGTTCACAACCTTGACCCCAAATCTGGGGGTGGTTCATTTTGGTGGCGAGCAGACTCTTGTAGTTGCGGACATTCCAGGGTTGGTGCCCGGAGCCCACAAAGGGGTCGGCCTTGGTCTGAAGTTTCTCAAGCATATCGAGCGCACAGCATTTTTTATTCACTTGATTGATGTCAGCATGATGAGCGCCCGCGACCCGATGGAAGATTACGATAGCATTCAGATGGAGCTAAAAGGATATGACCAGCAATTTGCTGACTCTGAACTTGGACCCCCTTTGATGGATCGCTTCCAGCTGGTTGTGCTCAACAAAGCTGACTTATTAAACTCAGACGAACTCTTTGAAGTAACGCGAAGGTTTGAGTCTCGGGGGCTTCGAGTGATTGCCATTTCCGCGGCAACAGGGTACGGGTTAAAGGAATTGCTGGACGCGATGAGGAGACAACAGTTTGCAGGAAATTAA
- a CDS encoding type IV pili twitching motility protein PilT yields MAKLDDLFGLMKKQSASDLHITSGSPPYLRVHGEMVKLNFRELNAQEIQALIFEILTEKQKRQFIENWELDCSYPLEGVGRFRCNVFMQRKGIGAVFRIIPETIKTVAELNLPESLLDLINVHKGLILVTGPTGSGKSTTLAALLDHINRNERAHILTVEDPIEFVHQNQQSLVNQREVSSHTKSFANALRAALREDPDIILVGEMRDLETISLAITAAETGHLVFGTLHTNSAPKTVDRIIDAFPADQQAQIRVMLSESLRGVLAQGLLPRADGQGRAAVLECLVNTTAIANLIREGKTFQIVSSMQLGRQQGMFTFEDSVKDLIKRGLITPKDGASFLGKKVEDMSFHSEPPLDKSSSNSQNAKSSEASKKPLHEINPQIKSAQPSANTTSISLPVNPLKKSG; encoded by the coding sequence ATGGCAAAACTCGACGATTTATTTGGCCTAATGAAAAAGCAAAGTGCATCTGACTTGCACATTACGAGTGGCAGTCCGCCGTACCTTCGCGTGCACGGTGAAATGGTAAAACTTAACTTTCGTGAGCTGAACGCTCAAGAGATCCAAGCGCTAATTTTCGAGATTCTCACTGAAAAGCAAAAGCGACAGTTTATTGAAAACTGGGAACTAGATTGCAGTTATCCCCTCGAGGGAGTTGGGCGATTTCGTTGCAACGTGTTTATGCAGCGAAAAGGAATTGGTGCGGTTTTTCGTATCATTCCGGAGACTATAAAAACTGTCGCTGAACTCAATTTACCAGAAAGCTTGTTAGATCTTATCAACGTTCACAAAGGTCTCATTCTTGTCACGGGCCCCACTGGTAGCGGTAAATCGACAACGCTTGCAGCGCTGCTTGATCATATTAATCGAAATGAACGAGCGCATATTCTTACAGTTGAAGACCCCATTGAATTTGTGCATCAGAATCAACAAAGTCTCGTGAATCAAAGAGAAGTTTCGAGCCACACGAAATCGTTCGCAAACGCTTTGCGTGCTGCGCTTCGTGAAGACCCCGATATCATACTAGTAGGTGAGATGCGAGATCTAGAGACGATTTCTCTAGCCATCACTGCCGCGGAGACCGGACACCTTGTTTTTGGTACACTTCACACAAACAGTGCACCAAAGACGGTAGATCGTATCATCGATGCCTTTCCGGCAGATCAACAGGCTCAAATCAGGGTCATGCTATCTGAGAGTTTGCGCGGAGTTTTAGCACAGGGGCTTTTGCCTCGAGCCGATGGTCAGGGGCGAGCGGCTGTTCTTGAATGCTTAGTGAATACGACTGCAATCGCTAACTTGATTCGAGAAGGAAAGACTTTTCAGATCGTTTCTTCGATGCAGCTAGGACGGCAGCAAGGAATGTTCACCTTTGAAGACTCGGTGAAAGATTTGATCAAACGAGGACTTATAACGCCAAAAGATGGTGCCTCTTTCTTGGGTAAAAAAGTAGAGGACATGTCTTTTCACTCTGAACCACCTCTAGATAAATCTTCCTCAAATTCACAAAACGCGAAATCGTCAGAAGCCAGCAAGAAGCCGCTTCATGAAATTAACCCACAAATAAAGTCGGCACAGCCAAGCGCTAACACGACTTCAATTTCGCTGCCTGTGAATCCTCTCAAAAAGAGCGGCTGA
- the rplU gene encoding 50S ribosomal protein L21, with the protein MYAVIRTGGKQYRVEPGVTIRVEKLDKEIGTEFDLSEVLLIGGDKIHVGTPLVEKAKVTVVVTRQAKGPKVLIYKKKRRKGYEKLTGHRQLYTELFVAGISGPDGQHIKAEAKPVIVDPVKKAERLAKAENKPKKKKVAKKVAAAPKKKKVAKKATSKAGAKKKTKKKASKK; encoded by the coding sequence ATGTACGCAGTCATTCGCACCGGTGGTAAACAATACCGCGTTGAACCGGGCGTGACCATTCGGGTTGAAAAGCTAGATAAAGAGATTGGGACAGAGTTTGATCTCAGTGAAGTCTTGCTTATTGGCGGAGATAAAATTCACGTCGGCACACCGCTCGTAGAAAAAGCGAAGGTAACCGTCGTAGTAACTCGTCAAGCAAAAGGACCCAAGGTTCTTATTTATAAAAAGAAGCGCCGTAAAGGTTACGAAAAGTTAACTGGTCATAGGCAACTTTATACCGAGCTGTTTGTCGCTGGAATTAGCGGACCTGATGGTCAGCATATAAAGGCAGAAGCTAAGCCGGTCATTGTAGATCCAGTTAAAAAAGCAGAGAGGCTTGCTAAGGCTGAAAACAAGCCAAAAAAGAAAAAAGTAGCAAAAAAAGTTGCCGCGGCTCCAAAGAAAAAGAAAGTTGCTAAGAAGGCAACGTCTAAAGCTGGTGCCAAAAAGAAGACAAAGAAAAAGGCGAGCAAGAAGTAA
- a CDS encoding thymidine phosphorylase, giving the protein MKYNVAELIRKKRNGYSLTRDELTFFIQGYVKGEIPDEQVSAWLMAVYFQSLSAEETLELEDIMQTSGDQVDLRDLKLPTCDKHSTGGVGDKTSFILGPIVACCDVIVPMMSGRGLGHTGGTLDKLESIPGFRTNLSIAEFKRQLTELGISFIGQTERICPADKKLYALRDVTGTVESIPLICASILSKKLAEGARALVFDVKFGSGAFMKSLEDAKKLADNLGKISALKGVPATTFLTSMEQPLGCAIGNALEVNECLEILKGNRDDSWSDTYQLSLFLAGAMLEITGKASSLDEGFQLAGKLISSGKAYEKFENVVKHQGGQLSDLKVSSEVIEVKSAHSGTLTSIDVEQAGYAAIDLGAGRKSLSDKIDHSVGIEWFVKLGQKVSVGEVIAKLYHRNNKGVESAQRRLFSSLRFDEGNFSRVKPYDEVNYYLPGSSGSK; this is encoded by the coding sequence GTGAAATACAATGTCGCCGAGCTGATCCGTAAAAAACGCAACGGATACTCGCTAACTCGAGATGAATTGACCTTTTTTATTCAAGGATACGTCAAGGGCGAAATTCCAGATGAACAAGTTTCTGCATGGCTAATGGCCGTTTACTTTCAGTCTTTGTCTGCAGAAGAAACACTTGAGCTTGAAGACATTATGCAAACATCCGGAGATCAAGTTGACCTTCGAGATCTTAAGCTCCCCACATGCGACAAGCACAGCACCGGAGGCGTTGGAGATAAAACAAGTTTTATCTTGGGTCCGATAGTAGCCTGTTGTGATGTTATTGTTCCGATGATGTCAGGCCGGGGGCTCGGGCATACTGGCGGCACGCTCGACAAACTTGAGAGCATCCCCGGCTTTCGCACAAATCTTTCGATTGCCGAGTTCAAGCGGCAACTTACAGAATTAGGAATCTCCTTTATTGGGCAAACTGAGCGCATCTGCCCTGCGGACAAAAAACTTTACGCCCTGAGAGATGTTACCGGAACCGTTGAAAGCATTCCTCTCATCTGCGCCAGTATACTCTCTAAAAAACTGGCCGAAGGTGCGCGCGCACTCGTTTTCGATGTTAAATTCGGATCTGGCGCCTTTATGAAGAGTTTAGAAGATGCAAAAAAACTCGCCGACAACTTGGGCAAGATTTCTGCCTTGAAGGGGGTTCCTGCAACCACTTTTTTGACTTCGATGGAGCAACCTCTCGGCTGCGCCATTGGCAATGCTTTAGAAGTAAATGAGTGTCTAGAAATCTTAAAAGGCAACCGTGACGATTCGTGGAGCGATACCTATCAGCTTAGCCTCTTTCTTGCCGGCGCTATGTTAGAGATTACCGGAAAGGCCTCGAGTTTAGATGAAGGGTTTCAACTTGCTGGTAAGCTAATCAGTTCGGGTAAAGCCTATGAGAAATTTGAAAACGTGGTCAAACATCAGGGCGGCCAACTGAGTGATCTAAAGGTGTCGAGCGAGGTGATCGAAGTTAAATCCGCGCACTCTGGCACGCTGACTTCAATTGATGTCGAGCAAGCTGGCTATGCTGCTATCGACTTAGGAGCCGGGAGAAAATCCCTTTCTGACAAGATTGATCACAGCGTCGGCATTGAATGGTTTGTGAAGTTAGGTCAGAAAGTGAGCGTTGGCGAAGTCATAGCGAAACTCTACCACCGAAACAACAAGGGCGTGGAGTCTGCGCAAAGGCGTCTATTTAGCTCGCTCCGCTTTGATGAAGGAAACTTTAGCCGCGTTAAGCCTTACGACGAAGTGAATTACTATTTACCCGGGTCTAGTGGCTCTAAATGA
- a CDS encoding purine-nucleoside phosphorylase — translation MKTASLVERLKETKAYLDKELGPAPKTCVVLGSGLGAFAESLTEPKVLEYSKIPHFLSPTVEGHKGQLFVGKAGGSAKGVASEIAILQGRVHYYEGHNIDEVVYLVRALKFWGCSQFVITNASGGLNTAMKPGSFMLIEDHINLTGLNPLIGKECLPLGPRFPDMSKVYNRELSSKLKNVLEELKIKYFTGVYGGLLGPSYETPAEVRYLQKLGISAVGMSTVNESIALNHMGASIVGLSCISNLAAGLTDSALTHEEVTSEMAKMAEIFSNVLRNFCARI, via the coding sequence ATGAAAACAGCATCACTTGTTGAAAGACTGAAAGAAACAAAAGCCTACCTTGATAAAGAGCTCGGGCCTGCTCCAAAGACATGTGTTGTACTCGGGTCGGGCCTAGGTGCTTTTGCAGAATCGCTCACTGAGCCGAAGGTGCTTGAGTATTCTAAAATTCCGCATTTTCTATCACCAACTGTTGAAGGCCATAAGGGGCAGCTCTTTGTTGGCAAGGCAGGGGGATCTGCAAAAGGTGTCGCAAGCGAAATTGCGATTCTTCAAGGCCGTGTTCATTATTACGAGGGCCACAACATCGATGAGGTTGTCTATTTGGTTCGGGCCTTGAAGTTTTGGGGCTGTTCGCAGTTTGTTATAACAAATGCCAGCGGGGGACTCAACACGGCGATGAAGCCCGGAAGTTTTATGTTGATTGAGGATCATATAAATCTGACTGGGTTAAACCCGTTGATAGGTAAAGAATGTTTGCCACTTGGCCCAAGGTTCCCCGATATGTCAAAGGTCTACAACAGGGAGCTTTCGAGCAAACTCAAGAACGTTTTGGAAGAGCTTAAAATAAAATACTTTACAGGTGTCTACGGCGGCCTACTGGGACCAAGCTATGAAACGCCAGCTGAAGTCCGGTATCTGCAAAAGCTTGGGATATCGGCAGTTGGTATGAGCACAGTGAATGAGTCTATCGCTTTAAATCACATGGGCGCCAGCATCGTTGGACTCAGCTGCATCAGCAACTTAGCGGCGGGCCTAACCGACTCTGCGCTGACTCACGAAGAAGTCACTTCTGAGATGGCAAAGATGGCTGAGATTTTCTCAAACGTCTTGCGCAATTTCTGCGCAAGAATTTGA
- a CDS encoding Rne/Rng family ribonuclease (involved in the processing of the 5'end of 16S rRNA), with protein MSSLILVSMRPSGTRVAVIENDVLTDFMMESSHKRGYAGSVYKGKVLRILPGMQAAFVDIGLERAAFLYVGDVIDQSAEDASIFLEADGGPPEPTGGEMVNVESKRDTEKPRAQIQDLLTEGQFVLVQVAKDPLGTKGARVTTHLSLPGRHVVFMPSVSHLGISRRIEDEAERDRLRDILERHKPTEGGIIVRTAGEQAPEEAIKADIEYLSILYSEIQKEFKRRRNVGLVHTELDVELRAIRDFLTEDVEEILVDDYKAYKRAAKFTAQFMPRLKNRVKHHKSEAPLFDLYNVDLEVSRSLGRKVWLKSGGYIIIDEAEALVVIDVNTGSYVGKKDLEETILKTNLEAVKEIAHQLRIRNCGGIIIIDFIDMERVGNREKVMEALKDELKKDRARTTLSEMSSLGLVEMTRKRIRPSLVKSLCEPCFYCEGRGYVKSKATISQEVFFAVEREMGKKVRRNSATRISCHPELAAWIFDEESETLEFMEKRYGVTLQFVTSNEFHIEEYEISSLAIGEPADPPSGTSYDS; from the coding sequence ATGTCGTCTCTCATACTTGTCAGCATGCGGCCCTCTGGCACACGGGTCGCCGTCATTGAAAACGACGTCCTTACAGACTTTATGATGGAGTCGAGCCATAAAAGAGGCTACGCGGGCTCTGTTTACAAGGGCAAGGTTCTGAGGATTTTACCGGGTATGCAGGCTGCTTTTGTCGACATAGGCCTTGAGCGAGCGGCGTTTCTGTATGTCGGAGATGTCATTGATCAGTCCGCAGAGGACGCTTCTATTTTTTTAGAGGCTGATGGCGGTCCGCCTGAGCCCACAGGCGGCGAAATGGTCAACGTCGAATCGAAAAGGGATACAGAAAAGCCCCGTGCTCAGATACAGGATTTATTAACAGAGGGCCAATTTGTTTTAGTACAAGTGGCCAAAGACCCGCTTGGAACAAAGGGCGCAAGGGTCACCACGCATTTGTCTCTTCCGGGGCGTCATGTTGTTTTCATGCCGTCGGTGAGTCATTTGGGAATATCTCGAAGAATTGAAGACGAAGCAGAACGTGATCGGCTTCGTGATATCCTAGAAAGACACAAGCCCACTGAGGGCGGCATCATAGTTCGCACAGCTGGCGAGCAAGCTCCTGAAGAAGCTATCAAAGCCGATATAGAGTATTTGAGTATTCTCTACAGTGAAATTCAGAAGGAATTTAAGAGACGCAGAAACGTCGGGCTCGTTCATACAGAATTAGATGTAGAGCTGAGAGCGATCCGTGACTTTTTGACTGAAGATGTAGAAGAAATTCTTGTCGACGACTACAAAGCCTATAAAAGAGCCGCGAAGTTTACAGCCCAGTTTATGCCAAGGCTCAAAAACCGCGTGAAACACCATAAGAGTGAGGCTCCTCTATTTGATCTATACAATGTTGATTTAGAAGTGAGCCGGTCTTTGGGTAGAAAAGTTTGGCTCAAATCGGGTGGGTACATCATTATTGATGAGGCCGAGGCCCTTGTAGTTATTGATGTGAACACCGGGAGCTATGTCGGGAAGAAAGACCTTGAAGAGACGATTCTAAAAACCAACCTAGAGGCCGTAAAAGAAATTGCCCACCAGCTGAGAATCAGAAACTGCGGCGGCATTATAATCATCGACTTTATTGATATGGAGAGGGTGGGCAACCGCGAAAAGGTCATGGAGGCGCTTAAAGACGAGCTTAAAAAGGATCGGGCTCGAACGACGCTTTCTGAGATGTCCTCGCTCGGGCTAGTAGAGATGACCCGCAAGCGGATTCGGCCCAGCTTGGTCAAAAGTCTCTGTGAGCCCTGCTTCTACTGCGAAGGCCGGGGATATGTAAAATCCAAAGCCACGATCTCTCAGGAGGTCTTTTTTGCCGTCGAGAGAGAAATGGGCAAGAAAGTACGTAGGAACTCGGCCACTAGGATCAGCTGCCATCCCGAGCTGGCCGCATGGATTTTTGATGAGGAGAGCGAAACCCTCGAATTTATGGAAAAACGCTACGGCGTGACCCTCCAGTTTGTGACGTCAAACGAATTTCATATAGAAGAGTACGAGATTTCTTCTTTGGCCATCGGGGAGCCAGCCGATCCCCCATCAGGGACTTCATACGATTCTTGA
- a CDS encoding ribosome silencing factor RsfS, whose translation MQEIKRLGVFGGSFNPFHRGHLNSILTALEKLQLDKILVVPAFQSPDKPLIEGPTPEQRFEMARLGIQGQDPRVEVSDVEISRGGVSYTVDTIDQLKKQFAGAEIFLIIGTDNFETFDRWKNFERILQNANLIVTTRPGYVLPSTQDEIPDGVDKMIEEFGPREILLSSAKVIRFLPLKDVEASASEIRRGMRLGRNVSGLLAFEVEKYIVDSKLYAGIEKKISDFSKLTQICAARIEEKKGFAIRAFDLEGIESISDYAIVSSGTSTRHAASLAEDLMMFIKKEYGVHPLGIEGLQEGRWIVLDYGALIVHFFYDYVRAEYRIEELWRAAKEIPLQLAKTAVN comes from the coding sequence TTGCAGGAAATTAAGAGACTTGGAGTCTTTGGTGGAAGTTTTAACCCATTTCATCGTGGGCACCTGAATTCAATTTTGACCGCTTTAGAAAAGCTACAACTCGACAAAATTTTGGTCGTACCCGCATTTCAAAGTCCCGATAAGCCATTGATTGAAGGGCCAACTCCCGAGCAACGATTTGAAATGGCGAGACTCGGCATACAGGGGCAAGACCCCCGAGTCGAAGTCAGCGACGTCGAAATCAGCAGAGGTGGGGTGAGTTACACCGTCGATACAATCGACCAATTAAAAAAGCAGTTTGCGGGTGCGGAGATTTTTTTGATTATCGGCACGGACAATTTTGAAACTTTTGACCGCTGGAAGAACTTTGAGCGCATTTTGCAAAACGCTAATTTGATTGTAACCACCAGACCAGGATACGTCTTGCCAAGTACGCAAGATGAAATCCCTGATGGGGTGGATAAAATGATAGAAGAGTTTGGCCCAAGAGAAATTCTTCTTAGCTCTGCAAAGGTTATTCGTTTCTTGCCGCTTAAAGATGTTGAAGCATCAGCGTCTGAAATACGAAGAGGTATGCGACTTGGTAGAAACGTGTCGGGTCTTCTAGCTTTTGAAGTTGAGAAGTACATCGTCGACAGCAAACTTTACGCAGGGATTGAAAAAAAGATTTCTGATTTTTCTAAGCTCACTCAGATTTGTGCTGCGAGAATAGAAGAAAAGAAGGGATTTGCAATTCGAGCATTTGATCTTGAAGGCATAGAGAGTATTTCGGACTACGCGATCGTTTCTTCAGGAACGAGCACTCGTCATGCCGCTTCTCTTGCTGAAGATCTCATGATGTTCATCAAAAAAGAGTATGGCGTGCACCCTCTGGGGATAGAGGGATTGCAAGAAGGGCGCTGGATTGTTTTAGATTACGGAGCTTTAATCGTTCACTTTTTTTACGACTACGTTCGCGCGGAATATAGAATCGAAGAACTTTGGAGAGCTGCAAAAGAAATCCCCCTTCAACTCGCGAAAACCGCGGTTAATTAA
- a CDS encoding 50S ribosomal protein L27 — MASKKAGGSTRNGRDSRGQRLGVKAFGGQFISAGSIIVRQRGTQFYPGNNVGLGRDFTIFALQDGHVKFERITKQKMRISVYPKSA; from the coding sequence ATGGCATCGAAAAAAGCTGGTGGTAGTACAAGAAACGGACGAGACAGTCGCGGTCAAAGATTGGGTGTAAAGGCTTTTGGTGGTCAGTTCATCTCTGCAGGTTCTATCATTGTTCGTCAGCGTGGAACTCAGTTTTACCCAGGTAATAACGTAGGTCTCGGTAGAGATTTCACGATTTTCGCGCTTCAAGATGGTCATGTGAAGTTTGAACGGATTACTAAACAGAAAATGCGTATTAGCGTATATCCGAAGTCAGCCTAG
- the deoC gene encoding deoxyribose-phosphate aldolase — MEAGELAALIDHTLLTPDAKEADFTLLCQQALEFGFFSVCVPLEWVKHCRQELASTPALSETKTKKQNERTLNSVKIATVVGFPSGAESIEAKLAQSVQARSLDVDEIDMVLNRQYVFNFQYEKLFEEISSVVNGFRPHNAARSSSTSDKKTVKVILEISELNDLQISAASAIAMAAGADFVKTSTGFSQHGARCEAVALMRKIVGPEKGVKASGGIKNLEDALNMIAAGANRLGLSRSVAIVGELMGEKKPTSKGALKDIGTSY, encoded by the coding sequence ATGGAAGCCGGCGAACTAGCTGCATTGATAGATCACACTTTGTTAACTCCCGACGCAAAAGAGGCTGACTTTACACTGCTCTGCCAGCAAGCGCTAGAGTTTGGATTTTTCTCAGTATGTGTACCCCTAGAGTGGGTGAAGCACTGTCGGCAAGAATTGGCGAGCACCCCGGCACTCAGCGAAACAAAGACAAAAAAACAAAATGAGAGAACGTTGAACAGCGTGAAGATCGCAACAGTTGTCGGATTTCCATCTGGCGCAGAAAGCATAGAAGCAAAATTGGCTCAGTCCGTACAGGCGCGATCGCTTGACGTTGATGAAATCGACATGGTTCTGAATCGGCAATATGTCTTCAACTTTCAGTACGAAAAATTGTTTGAAGAAATTAGCTCGGTCGTCAATGGCTTTAGGCCTCACAATGCAGCTCGATCTAGCTCTACTTCAGACAAAAAGACGGTTAAGGTGATTTTAGAAATTAGCGAACTCAATGATTTACAAATCTCCGCTGCTTCGGCGATTGCGATGGCGGCCGGCGCAGACTTTGTGAAAACATCGACGGGATTTTCTCAGCATGGCGCCCGATGTGAAGCTGTTGCTCTTATGCGAAAAATTGTTGGGCCTGAAAAGGGAGTAAAAGCCTCTGGCGGCATTAAAAATTTAGAAGATGCTTTGAATATGATCGCCGCAGGCGCCAATCGATTGGGCCTCAGCAGGAGCGTTGCTATCGTTGGCGAGCTAATGGGCGAAAAAAAACCTACATCTAAAGGAGCTTTGAAGGACATCGGCACAAGCTATTAG